One window of Triticum dicoccoides isolate Atlit2015 ecotype Zavitan chromosome 5A, WEW_v2.0, whole genome shotgun sequence genomic DNA carries:
- the LOC119298508 gene encoding transcription factor RAX2-like → MGRSPCCDRRSVKRGAWSREEDAILTGFVQRFANAGNWMTLPHKAGLNRCGKSCRLRWLNYLRPALRHGQFTDEEDSLILSLYADIGSKWSVIAAKLPGRTDNDVKNHWNTKLKKRHLLAMAPSPTPPTPATDSPSASDADESSLPPPPLDEEALATVDDGGELKHRSEELYAELMGLIQQQPMTGDVRSSSSSSLSSTPTAGASSAGVSSAAWSVDDEEFLPESSGSSMVVDLHDPCAAHAFGATSFQDLLASSYDEIIGTEGLLYY, encoded by the exons ATGGGGAGGTCGCCGTGCTGCGACAGGCGGAGCGTGAAGCGGGGGGCGTGGTCGCGGGAGGAGGACGCCATCCTCACCGGCTTCGTCCAGAGGTTCGCCAATGCCGGCAACTGGATGACGCTACCACACAAAGCAG GGCTTAACCGCTGCGGCAAGAGCTGCCGCCTGCGGTGGCTCAACTACCTCCGCCCGGCGCTCCGGCACGGTCAGTTCACCGACGAGGAGGACAGCCTCATATTGTCCCTCTACGCCGACATCGGAAGCAA GTGGTCCGTGATCGCCGCCAAGCTCCCCGGCCGAACGGACAACGACGTCAAGAACCACTGGAACACCAAGCTCAAGAAGAGGCACCTGCTGGCCATGGCGCCGTCACCAACTCCTCCTACCCCGGCCACCGACAGCCCTTCCGCCTCCGACGCCGACGAATCCTCCCTCCCCCCTCCACCTCTCGACGAAGAAGCCCTCGCCACGGTTGACGACGGCGGAGAGCTCAAGCACAGATCGGAGGAGCTGTACGCCGAGCTCATGGGGCTCATCCAGCAGCAGCCCATGACCGGGGACGTgaggtcttcatcgtcgtcgtcgttgtcatcgACACCGACGGCTGGTGCAAGTTCTGCCGGGGTCAGCAGCGCTGCGTGGTCCGTAGACGACGAAGAATTCTTGCCGGAGTCTAGCGGGAGCAGCATGGTCGTTGACCTTCACGATCCTTGCGCTGCTCACGCATTCGGTGCGACGTCTTTCCAAGACTTGCTGGCCTCATCTTATGACGAGATCATAGGGACGGAAGGGTTGCTCTACTACTAG
- the LOC119304268 gene encoding tubulin beta-2 chain produces the protein MREILHIQGGQCGNQIGAKFWEVVCAEHGIDPTGRYAGDTDLQLERVNVYYNEASCGRFVPRAVLMDLEPGTMDSVRSGPYGGIFRPDNFVFGQSGAGNNWAKGHYTEGAELIDSVLDVVRKEAENCDCLQGFQVCHSLGGGTGSGMGTLLISKIREEYPDRMMLTFSVFPSPKVSDTVVEPYNATLSVHQLVENADECMVLDNEALYDICFRTLKLTTPSFGDLNHLISATMSGVTCCLRFPGQLNSDLRKLAVNLIPFPRLHFFMVGFAPLTSRGSQQYRALTVPELTQQMWDAKNMMCAADPRHGRYLTASAMFRGKMSTKEVDEQMLNVQNKNSSYFVEWIPNNVKSTVCDIPPTGLKMASTFIGNSTSIQEMFRRVSEQFTAMFRRKAFLHWYTGEGMDEMEFTEAESNMNDLVSEYQQYQDATADEEGEYEDEEDDADLQD, from the exons ATGAGGGAGATCCTGCACATCCAGGGCGGGCAGTGCGGGAACCAGATCGGGGCCAAGTTCTGGGAGGTGGTGTGCGCGGAGCACGGGATCGACCCCACCGGCCGCTACGCCGGCGACACCGACCTCCAGCTCGAGCGCGTCAACGTCTACTACAACGAGGCCTCCTGCGGCCGCTTCGTGCCCCGCGCCGTCCTCATGGACCTCGAGCCGGGGACCATGGACTCCGTCCGCTCCGGCCCCTACGGCGGCATCTTCCGCCCCGACAACTTCGTCTTCGGCCAGTCCGGCGCCGGCAACAACTGGGCCAAGGGCCACTACACCGAGGGCGCCGAGCTCATCGACTCCGTCCTCGACGTCGTCCGCAAGGAGGCCGAGAACTGCGACTGCCTCCAAG GTTTCCAGGTGTGCCACTCGCTGGGCGGCGGCaccggctccggcatgggcacgctGCTCATCTCCAAGATCCGGGAGGAGTACCCGGACCGCATGATGCTCACCTTCTCCGTCTTCCCCTCGCCCAAGGTCTCCGACACCGTCGTCGAGCCCTACAACGCCACCCTCTCCGTCCACCAGCTCGTCGAGAACGCCGACGAGTGCATGGTGCTCGACAACGAGGCGCTCTACGACATCTGCTTCCGCACCCTCAAGCTCACAACCCCGAGCT TCGGCGACCTGAACCACCTCATCTCGGCCACCATGAGCGGGGTCACCTGCTGCCTGCGCTTCCCGGGGCAGCTCAACTCGGACCTCCGCAAGCTGGCCGTGAACCTCATCCCGTTCCCGCGGCTGCACTTCTTCATGGTGGGCTTCGCGCCGCTCACCTCGCGCGGCAGCCAGCAGTACCGCGCGCTCACCGTGCCCGAGCTCACCCAGCAGATGTGGGACGCCAAGAACATGATGTGCGCGGCCGACCCGCGCCACGGGCGCTACCTGACGGCCTCGGCCATGTTCCGGGGCAAGATGAGCACCAAGGAGGTGGACGAGCAGATGCTGAACGTGCAGAACAAGAACTCGAGCTACTTCGTGGAGTGGATCCCCAACAACGTCAAGTCGACGGTGTGCGACATCCCGCCCACGGGCCTCAAGATGGCCTCCACCTTCATCGGCAACTCGACGTCCATCCAGGAGATGTTCCGGCGCGTGAGCGAGCAGTTCACGGCCATGTTCCGGCGCAAGGCCTTCCTGCACTGGTACACGGGGGAGGGCATGGACGAGATGGAGTTCACCGAGGCCGAGAGCAACATGAACGACCTCGTGTCCGAGTACCAGCAGTACCAGGACGCCACCGCCGACGAGGAGGGCGAGtacgaggacgaggaggacgacgccGACCTCCAGGACTAG